From Xenopus tropicalis strain Nigerian chromosome 3, UCB_Xtro_10.0, whole genome shotgun sequence, the proteins below share one genomic window:
- the LOC105945564 gene encoding olfactory receptor 1468-like → MSMKNQTWVSEIVLLGFQNLHNFKVPLFSLFLLIYILTVWENILIIVLVAFSRNLHSPMYFFLQQLSLSDLLESSNTAPTLLLTILSDGTTMPLVGCITQLYFVAYLVTFQSLLLAVMSYDRYVAICIPLRYTSIMSHKFCIKMVLVSWIITICSTLILVNLIGTLKFCEQKNINHFFCDLDPLLQISCSDTFFVKIEATLMAIPVVVCPFILICGSYMRIAHAILKIVSHTGRQKAFSTCSSHLAVVSMYYGALIAIYLAPSKKETETISKVLSLFYTVVIPLVNPVIYSLRSKDIKEAFKRFKMF, encoded by the coding sequence ATGTCCATGAAGAACCAGACGTGGGTCAGTGAGATTGtcctcttgggatttcagaatctCCACAACTTCAAGGTTCCCCTGTTCTCTCTGTTCCTTCTGATTTACATTCTGACAGTTTGGGAGAACATCCTCATCATAGTGTTGGTGGCCTTCAGCCGGAACCTCcactcccccatgtacttctttctcCAGCAACTGTCACTTTCTGATCTACTGGAGTCTTCGAATACTGCCCCCACCCTGCTCCTAACTATACTGAGTGATGGTACCACCATGCCCCTTGTTGGCTGTATCACTCAACTGTATTTCGTTGCCTACTTAGTAACTTTTCAGTCGCTCCTTCTAGCAGtaatgtcctatgacagatatgtgGCCATCTGCATCCCCCTGAGATACACTTCTATAATGTCCCACAAATTTTGTATAAAAATGGTCCTTGTGTCTTGGATAATTACTATTTGCTCTACATTGATACTCGTAAATCTGATAGGGACCCTGAAGTTCTGTGAACAGAAGAACATTAATCATTTTTTCTGTGATCTGGATCCTCTTCTACAAATTTCATGCTCAGACACCTTCTTTGTGAAAATAGAAGCTACTTTAATGGCTATCCCCGTGGTTGTTTGCCCCTTTATACTCATCTGTGGATCATATATGCGCATTGCCCATgcaatcctaaagatagtgtcccataccgggaggcaaaaagccttctccacctgcagctcccacttggccgtggtctccatgtATTATGGGGCTCTCATTGCTATTTACTTGGCTCCATCCAAAAAGGAAACCGAGACCATAAGCAAAGTCCTCTCTCTGTTCTACACGGTAGTGATCCCTTTGGTTAATCCGGTTATTTACAGCTTGAGAAGCAAAGACATCAAAGAAGCTTTTAAAAGGTTTAAAATGTTCTAG